A genomic region of [Eubacterium] eligens ATCC 27750 contains the following coding sequences:
- a CDS encoding cold-shock protein, with product MKGTVKWFNNQKGYGFISDESGKDVFVHYSGLNMEGFKSLEEGAQVEFDVTEGAKGPQATNVTKL from the coding sequence ATGAAGGGTACAGTTAAGTGGTTCAACAACCAGAAGGGTTACGGCTTTATCAGTGATGAGTCAGGAAAGGATGTATTCGTACATTATTCTGGACTTAACATGGAAGGCTTCAAGTCTTTAGAGGAAGGCGCTCAGGTTGAGTTTGATGTAACAGAAGGCGCTAAGGGTCCTCAGGCTACTAATGTAACAAAATTATAA
- a CDS encoding YhfC family glutamic-type intramembrane protease, which translates to MENIDIDFGQTVSSGAVSMLVAGAILVLSVLIVAIIITAKRWKGRAIPLLLGLLSYVIFGFMFSQMFMSIIRLIPSVDMSFTYNSSSYIVVYNIVFAVGLAIARWFTVKLMADKYNRAGDVILAGTGIALGDAVMMYGLSVLSYYVYAQAISASGLQKVVEDMLSSGLSAEEVMTEYTANMAQLFNAPEPLWFIMGLATVLDIVLNIILCIVVYGSVKKQINYMLPYYAIIIQFVSNILFQVYNPYSLANTIILFTIKLVVVIGTILYTKQFIMKEIKYSDD; encoded by the coding sequence ATGGAAAATATTGATATTGATTTTGGACAGACAGTAAGTTCTGGCGCAGTCAGCATGTTAGTTGCAGGAGCGATTCTTGTTTTGTCCGTTCTGATTGTTGCGATAATAATTACAGCTAAGAGATGGAAAGGAAGAGCTATTCCTTTGCTTCTTGGATTACTTTCGTATGTAATATTTGGATTTATGTTTTCACAAATGTTTATGAGCATTATAAGACTTATTCCAAGTGTGGATATGTCTTTCACATATAATTCAAGCTCATATATAGTAGTATATAATATTGTATTCGCAGTTGGACTTGCAATAGCAAGATGGTTTACTGTCAAGCTTATGGCAGACAAATATAACCGTGCAGGTGATGTTATACTGGCTGGTACAGGCATTGCACTGGGAGATGCGGTTATGATGTATGGTCTGTCTGTGCTTTCATACTACGTATATGCGCAGGCTATATCAGCAAGTGGGTTACAGAAGGTTGTAGAGGATATGCTTTCAAGTGGATTATCTGCAGAAGAAGTTATGACAGAATATACAGCTAATATGGCACAGCTTTTCAATGCACCAGAGCCATTATGGTTTATTATGGGGCTTGCTACGGTATTAGATATAGTACTTAATATTATATTATGCATAGTTGTATATGGTTCAGTTAAGAAGCAGATTAACTATATGCTCCCATACTATGCAATTATAATACAGTTTGTGTCTAATATATTGTTCCAGGTATATAATCCGTATTCGTTAGCTAATACTATAATATTATTCACTATTAAACTTGTCGTTGTTATAGGAACAATACTTTATACTAAGCAATTCATCATGAAGGAGATTAAGTATTCAGATGACTGA
- a CDS encoding HAD-IC family P-type ATPase, with the protein MTDVKKGLSTKQVEKLTLEGKVNVSVGKQSKTIGQIIAGNVFTYFNLIFAVFAVLLALVRSYNNMTFVPVIIFNMLIGIIQEIRAKKVLDKLTVVNAPKTSVIRDGQLHIIDSETLVKGDLCVFSAGNQLSADAILVEGFVRVNESLVTGESDEVVKNAGDILLSGSFIVSGECKAVLTNVGLDAYAAKLAIEAKAGRKKQKTDMMESLDKLVKTIGVLIIPIGIGLFLQSRFAVGSTIKGSIDSMVASLVGMIPEGLYLLASVALVVSVMRLGKKNVLVHEMNCVETLARVNVLCVDKTGTITKPEMSVTHVEILDYTYDSGEAVDSHGVERIIKNVAAAISTDNATMEAIHRYYGIDKEKECDEVFPFSSQNKYSGARYGRDVYLFGAPEYLLLDSYDNYKKVIDKYSGNGERIVVFGKANEEITGEAVTMAITPIAFIILENEIRETAKDTFEYFKQQGVAIKVISGDNPVTASKVAIRAGIENATHYIDATTLKTDDDIEKAVEEYTVFGRVIPEQKKKIIEAFKAAGNVVAMTGDGVNDVLALKCADCSVAMASGSEAASNAAQIVLLDSDFSKMPDVVGEGRRVVNNIKRSASLFLAKNIFSMMLTIFTLISVNLYPLYPTQLSFLGIFTIGIPAFFLALQPNKSLIKGDFLLNVVLKALPTGITDFIVVTIVTIYGNCTGLVHEQTATAATLVLLTVGMAALIRVCMPFDMIRVIVCIAMAGGIVFSMIFLRPLFAMVVLKGLTRNLTIIMMILSIPLYRYVCRMTAWLIDFLENHNRHFRHLLKG; encoded by the coding sequence ATGACTGATGTAAAAAAAGGACTTTCGACAAAGCAGGTAGAAAAATTAACATTGGAAGGCAAGGTTAATGTCTCTGTTGGAAAACAGTCTAAGACAATTGGCCAGATTATTGCGGGTAATGTTTTCACATATTTTAATCTTATATTTGCTGTTTTTGCTGTTCTTCTGGCACTGGTAAGGTCATATAACAATATGACATTTGTGCCTGTAATTATATTTAATATGCTTATTGGAATAATACAGGAGATAAGAGCAAAGAAAGTCCTTGATAAACTTACGGTGGTCAATGCACCTAAGACATCAGTTATAAGAGATGGACAATTGCATATTATAGATTCAGAGACTCTGGTAAAGGGGGATTTGTGTGTGTTCTCAGCTGGCAACCAGCTAAGTGCGGATGCAATTCTTGTAGAAGGATTCGTGCGGGTGAACGAATCGCTGGTTACCGGGGAGTCTGACGAAGTCGTTAAGAATGCCGGGGATATATTGCTCTCCGGCAGTTTTATTGTTTCGGGAGAGTGTAAGGCAGTCCTTACAAATGTTGGTCTGGATGCCTATGCCGCAAAGCTGGCAATTGAAGCTAAAGCTGGACGAAAAAAACAAAAGACAGATATGATGGAATCTCTTGATAAACTGGTAAAAACAATAGGCGTACTGATTATACCTATTGGAATAGGATTGTTTTTACAAAGCAGATTTGCGGTTGGAAGTACAATTAAAGGCAGTATTGATTCAATGGTGGCATCTCTGGTGGGCATGATTCCAGAAGGTCTTTATCTTCTTGCCAGCGTCGCACTTGTTGTAAGCGTTATGAGACTTGGCAAGAAAAATGTACTCGTACATGAAATGAACTGCGTTGAAACGCTTGCAAGAGTAAATGTTTTGTGTGTTGATAAGACTGGAACAATAACAAAGCCAGAAATGTCGGTGACTCATGTTGAAATACTGGATTATACTTACGATAGTGGAGAAGCAGTTGACAGTCATGGAGTTGAACGAATTATTAAAAATGTAGCTGCTGCAATCAGTACTGATAATGCAACTATGGAAGCAATACACAGATATTATGGAATAGATAAAGAAAAAGAGTGCGATGAAGTATTTCCTTTTTCATCACAAAACAAGTACAGTGGAGCAAGGTATGGCAGGGATGTGTATCTGTTTGGTGCACCGGAGTATCTGCTTCTTGATTCATATGATAATTATAAGAAGGTTATTGATAAGTATTCAGGTAATGGTGAACGGATAGTTGTTTTTGGAAAAGCTAATGAAGAGATAACAGGAGAAGCTGTGACAATGGCAATAACTCCGATCGCTTTCATAATACTCGAGAATGAGATAAGAGAAACGGCAAAGGATACATTTGAATATTTTAAACAGCAGGGAGTTGCGATTAAGGTAATATCAGGTGATAATCCTGTAACGGCCTCAAAAGTTGCTATAAGAGCGGGAATTGAGAATGCAACCCATTACATAGATGCTACAACACTTAAGACGGATGATGATATAGAAAAGGCTGTAGAAGAATATACAGTTTTTGGAAGAGTTATCCCTGAACAGAAGAAAAAGATTATTGAGGCTTTTAAGGCAGCGGGAAATGTTGTCGCCATGACAGGTGACGGGGTTAATGATGTACTTGCATTAAAATGTGCTGACTGTAGTGTTGCAATGGCATCAGGAAGTGAGGCTGCCAGCAATGCAGCGCAGATAGTTCTTCTGGATTCTGATTTTTCAAAGATGCCGGATGTTGTTGGAGAAGGAAGAAGAGTAGTTAATAATATTAAGCGTTCAGCATCGTTGTTTCTTGCAAAGAATATATTTTCAATGATGCTTACGATATTTACGCTTATATCAGTTAATCTGTATCCATTATATCCGACACAGTTATCATTTCTGGGTATATTTACAATAGGAATACCTGCATTTTTCCTGGCGTTACAGCCTAATAAAAGTCTGATTAAAGGAGATTTTCTTCTTAATGTTGTGCTTAAAGCCCTGCCAACGGGAATTACAGATTTTATTGTAGTTACTATTGTAACGATATATGGAAACTGTACCGGACTTGTCCATGAACAGACAGCAACTGCAGCAACGCTTGTGCTTCTGACGGTAGGTATGGCGGCACTTATCAGAGTATGTATGCCGTTTGATATGATAAGGGTCATAGTGTGTATTGCAATGGCAGGCGGAATAGTATTTTCAATGATATTCTTAAGACCGTTGTTTGCAATGGTTGTTCTTAAAGGTCTGACAAGAAATCTTACGATAATAATGATGATTCTGTCGATACCTTTGTACAGATATGTATGCAGGATGACGGCATGGCTGATAGATTTCCTTGAGAACCATAACCGTCATTTCAGACACCTGCTTAAAGGCTGA
- a CDS encoding ABC transporter substrate-binding protein: protein MTACNKENADNSVKKITLCEVTHSIFYAPQYVAIENGYFADEGLELTVTNGFGADKVMTALISGDADIGFMGSESSIYVYAEGSDDYAVNFAGLTQRAGNFLVGRESNDNFDWSELKGKTVIGGRAGGMPQMLFEYILKKNNINPETDLEILQNVDFGSTSAAFTSGIGDYTVEFEPSATLLEQQGEGHVIASLGVESGYVPYTAYCAKKSYIKKNPDVIQKFTNATQKGLDYVNTHSSAEIAAIIAPQFKETDIATITAIVERYKSQDTWKTSTVFTEDSFNLLQDILTQAGELKSPVPYSSLVTTEFSEKALNKQ, encoded by the coding sequence ATGACAGCCTGCAACAAAGAAAATGCAGACAATTCCGTTAAAAAAATCACTCTCTGCGAAGTTACACACTCTATATTCTATGCACCACAATATGTCGCCATTGAGAATGGATATTTTGCCGACGAAGGGCTTGAGCTTACCGTAACTAATGGTTTTGGTGCTGACAAAGTAATGACAGCCTTAATATCCGGTGATGCAGATATTGGATTCATGGGTTCTGAATCATCAATCTATGTATATGCCGAAGGCTCTGATGACTATGCTGTCAACTTTGCCGGACTTACACAGCGTGCTGGCAATTTCCTTGTAGGAAGAGAATCCAATGATAATTTTGACTGGTCTGAACTTAAAGGAAAAACTGTTATCGGCGGCAGAGCCGGCGGTATGCCCCAGATGTTATTTGAATATATTCTGAAAAAGAATAATATTAACCCTGAAACAGACCTTGAAATCCTTCAGAATGTTGATTTTGGTTCAACTTCTGCCGCATTCACATCTGGAATAGGTGATTACACAGTTGAATTTGAGCCTTCTGCAACTTTACTTGAACAGCAGGGTGAAGGCCACGTTATCGCCTCGCTCGGTGTAGAAAGCGGCTATGTTCCTTACACAGCATATTGTGCAAAGAAAAGCTATATCAAGAAAAATCCTGATGTAATCCAGAAATTCACTAACGCTACACAGAAGGGGCTTGATTATGTCAATACACATTCATCAGCAGAAATTGCGGCCATCATTGCACCTCAGTTTAAAGAAACCGATATTGCAACAATAACCGCAATTGTTGAAAGATATAAATCACAGGATACATGGAAAACCTCTACTGTATTCACCGAAGACAGTTTTAATCTTTTACAGGACATTCTTACGCAGGCTGGTGAGCTTAAATCTCCAGTTCCTTACAGCAGCCTTGTAACAACTGAATTCTCTGAAAAAGCTCTAAATAAGCAGTAA
- a CDS encoding methyl-accepting chemotaxis protein, with protein MFRKNKTTAKAASGNDLNTLLDVFDKIISGEISHTGESPADITLFENPEVANKFNEVVETYKRFNNNFVMRLNEAMESIGDNSYVKNMMDEVQSQAQAIGAMGESGHNLEESINHINVAMADIKDNTHEMLAATQNSTANMNESIKVVNESSEKISDINRQVQEFQDKIHKIGEIVDIVKKVASQSNLLALNASIEAARAGEAGKGFAVVADQVRQLSSSTSESADDIVNYVRELNDDIGRLAVSMDDTTVKLSEGNSKVEESLSDIERMNNQMVAINDAVNGIFADIDTQSSITTEFAKQVDSIAASYDKLSDNCMATGTHIYKIGRYIDTARSDMFRSFSNVTTQDMIRIFQIDHFILMWRVYNNAVGFETLKVTQLNNPDSCKLGKWMKAQTDTRITGSRQFKDLDAAHRQIHKYAVDSWNAKESGNVELALEYFQKCYDAFGVYSNKIEEFKSYMRTIGYTDETEKVTFRK; from the coding sequence ATGTTTAGAAAGAATAAAACAACAGCTAAAGCAGCGTCAGGTAATGATTTGAATACATTGCTTGATGTATTTGATAAGATAATATCTGGTGAGATATCGCATACAGGTGAATCACCGGCTGATATAACACTTTTTGAAAATCCTGAGGTTGCCAATAAGTTTAATGAAGTTGTTGAGACTTATAAGAGATTCAATAATAATTTCGTAATGAGACTTAATGAGGCTATGGAGTCAATTGGCGATAATTCATATGTAAAGAATATGATGGATGAGGTGCAGTCACAGGCTCAGGCTATTGGTGCTATGGGAGAGTCAGGACATAATCTTGAAGAATCTATTAACCACATTAATGTTGCCATGGCTGATATTAAGGACAATACTCATGAGATGCTTGCTGCTACACAGAACAGTACAGCTAATATGAATGAGAGTATTAAGGTTGTTAATGAGTCATCAGAAAAGATTTCGGATATTAACAGACAGGTACAGGAATTTCAGGACAAGATTCATAAGATTGGAGAGATTGTTGATATTGTGAAGAAGGTTGCAAGCCAGAGTAATCTGTTAGCTCTCAATGCTTCTATTGAGGCTGCAAGAGCAGGAGAGGCAGGAAAAGGTTTTGCAGTTGTTGCTGATCAGGTAAGACAGTTATCAAGCAGTACATCAGAATCTGCTGATGATATTGTTAATTATGTAAGGGAACTCAATGATGATATTGGAAGATTGGCAGTATCCATGGATGATACAACTGTTAAGCTTTCAGAAGGTAATTCAAAGGTTGAAGAATCACTTTCAGATATTGAAAGAATGAATAACCAGATGGTTGCAATTAATGATGCTGTTAACGGAATATTCGCAGATATTGATACACAGTCATCTATTACGACAGAATTTGCCAAGCAGGTAGACAGTATTGCGGCAAGCTATGATAAGTTATCTGATAACTGTATGGCTACAGGTACTCATATCTATAAGATTGGCAGATATATTGATACTGCAAGAAGTGATATGTTCAGGTCATTCTCTAATGTTACAACACAGGATATGATAAGAATATTCCAGATTGACCACTTTATCCTTATGTGGAGAGTATATAATAATGCTGTTGGATTTGAAACTCTTAAGGTTACACAGCTTAATAATCCAGATAGCTGCAAGCTGGGTAAGTGGATGAAAGCACAGACAGATACGCGTATTACAGGAAGCAGACAGTTTAAGGATCTTGATGCGGCACATAGACAGATTCATAAATATGCTGTTGATTCTTGGAACGCCAAGGAGTCTGGTAATGTAGAACTTGCACTTGAATACTTCCAGAAGTGCTATGATGCATTTGGTGTATATAGTAATAAGATAGAAGAGTTCAAGAGCTATATGAGAACAATTGGTTATACTGATGAAACTGAAAAAGTGACTTTCAGAAAGTAA
- a CDS encoding putative manganese-dependent inorganic diphosphatase, producing MEEYKEKAKEIMVIGHKNPDTDSICSAICYADLKNKITGTDNYVPKRAGHLNEETHFVLNRFGVEAPEYIKDVRPQVMNIEIRHTEGINSEISVRNAWKLMDSLNVVTLPITEGRKLTGLVSIDDIAKSYFETFDNRVLSNAKTSFANIVETLGGRVITGDESEIFDKGKMLIAAANPDMMESMIDEGDIVILGNRYESQLCAIEMEAKCLIICEGAKVSNTIAKVAKSHNCIIIETDYDTYTVARLMNQAIPVGFFMTPRDRIVCFKTTDYVEDIQEIMTKKRFRDFPIEDENGNYVGTISRRNLLRSGRKKVILVDHNEKNQAVNGIEDTEILEIIDHHRLGPIQTITPVFFRNQPLGCTGTIIYKMYQEAGINIEPVIAGLMCSAIISDTLIFKSPTCTPDDIEAAMELADIAGIDPEVYGRQMFGAGSNLDEKTDREIFYQDFKKFAINDVTVGVGQVNAMGPEDIEKIKAKEVPFIDTVTGDGGLDVVYFLMTDISTECSYVLCSGKNADTIMSQAFGVDKQQDTYILKNVVSRKKQFLPAIMEAMEQ from the coding sequence ATGGAAGAATATAAAGAAAAAGCAAAGGAAATTATGGTTATAGGCCATAAAAATCCTGACACAGATTCAATATGTTCGGCAATATGTTATGCTGATTTAAAGAATAAGATAACCGGAACAGATAATTATGTGCCTAAGCGGGCGGGACATCTTAATGAGGAAACTCATTTTGTACTGAACAGATTCGGTGTAGAGGCTCCGGAATATATTAAAGATGTACGTCCACAGGTAATGAACATAGAGATAAGACACACAGAGGGAATAAATAGTGAGATTTCGGTGCGTAATGCGTGGAAACTGATGGATTCACTTAATGTTGTAACACTTCCTATAACAGAAGGCAGAAAACTTACAGGTCTTGTTTCAATTGATGACATTGCCAAATCGTATTTTGAAACATTTGATAACAGAGTATTGTCAAATGCTAAGACAAGTTTTGCTAATATTGTTGAAACACTTGGGGGAAGAGTAATTACAGGTGATGAAAGCGAGATATTTGACAAAGGAAAGATGCTTATTGCAGCGGCTAACCCTGATATGATGGAGAGCATGATTGATGAGGGAGATATTGTAATTCTTGGTAACAGATACGAATCACAGCTCTGTGCAATAGAGATGGAGGCAAAATGTCTTATAATATGTGAGGGGGCAAAGGTATCCAATACAATTGCCAAGGTTGCAAAGAGCCATAACTGTATTATTATTGAAACTGATTATGATACATATACTGTTGCAAGGCTTATGAATCAGGCAATTCCGGTTGGATTCTTTATGACACCAAGAGACAGAATTGTATGTTTCAAGACAACAGATTATGTTGAAGATATTCAGGAGATTATGACTAAGAAAAGGTTCAGGGATTTCCCTATAGAGGATGAAAACGGTAATTATGTAGGAACTATTTCAAGAAGAAATCTCCTTCGTTCAGGCAGGAAGAAGGTTATTCTTGTTGATCACAATGAGAAGAATCAGGCAGTCAATGGAATTGAAGATACAGAGATTCTTGAGATAATTGACCATCACAGATTAGGACCTATACAGACAATCACCCCTGTATTTTTCAGAAACCAGCCTCTTGGCTGTACGGGAACAATTATTTATAAGATGTATCAGGAGGCAGGAATTAATATAGAACCTGTTATAGCCGGACTGATGTGTTCAGCAATTATATCAGATACATTAATATTCAAATCTCCTACATGCACACCTGATGATATAGAAGCGGCAATGGAGCTTGCTGATATTGCAGGAATTGACCCTGAAGTGTACGGAAGACAAATGTTTGGAGCTGGAAGTAATCTTGATGAAAAGACAGACAGAGAAATATTCTATCAGGATTTTAAGAAGTTCGCGATTAATGATGTTACTGTAGGTGTGGGTCAGGTTAATGCAATGGGACCAGAGGATATAGAGAAGATAAAAGCAAAAGAAGTGCCGTTTATAGATACAGTAACAGGCGATGGCGGGCTTGATGTAGTATATTTTCTTATGACAGACATATCAACGGAATGCTCTTATGTACTGTGTTCAGGTAAAAATGCGGATACAATAATGTCACAGGCATTTGGAGTTGACAAACAGCAGGATACATATATACTAAAGAATGTTGTTTCAAGAAAGAAACAGTTCCTCCCGGCCATTATGGAAGCTATGGAGCAGTAG
- a CDS encoding methionyl aminopeptidase, translating to MKALRKDDPCWCNSGKKYCDCHMEFDRKLDNFKRKFHKVPPRNIIKNEEQLAGMRESSKINIAVLDYVAENIHAGMTTQDIDDLVYKKTTEMGGIPAPLNYEGFPKSVCTSINEQVCHGIPSKNIQLLDGDIINVDCSTILNGYFSDSSRMFCIGNVAPEHKKLVDVAKECVELGLAQVKPWGHLGDVAAAINEHAKANGYSVVREVGGHGIGLEFHETPFVSYVIKKGTGMVMAPGMVFTIEPMINAGLPDIYIDEGNNWTIYTDDDSYSAQWEIMVHVTEDGYEVMSY from the coding sequence ATGAAGGCATTACGAAAAGATGATCCCTGCTGGTGTAACAGTGGGAAAAAATATTGTGACTGTCACATGGAATTTGATAGAAAATTAGATAATTTCAAGAGAAAGTTTCATAAGGTACCACCAAGAAATATTATTAAGAATGAAGAACAGCTTGCAGGAATGAGAGAAAGCAGCAAGATTAATATTGCTGTGCTTGATTATGTTGCAGAGAATATTCATGCAGGAATGACAACTCAGGATATAGATGATTTGGTATACAAGAAAACAACCGAGATGGGTGGAATACCTGCACCACTTAATTATGAAGGATTTCCAAAGAGTGTGTGTACTTCAATTAATGAGCAGGTATGTCATGGAATACCATCCAAGAATATCCAGCTTCTTGATGGTGATATAATTAATGTTGACTGTTCAACGATATTAAACGGATATTTTTCGGATTCATCAAGAATGTTCTGTATAGGTAATGTTGCACCAGAACATAAGAAGCTGGTGGATGTTGCAAAAGAATGTGTTGAGTTAGGTCTTGCACAGGTTAAGCCATGGGGACATCTTGGAGATGTTGCGGCGGCAATAAATGAACATGCAAAGGCTAATGGATATTCAGTAGTAAGAGAAGTTGGTGGACATGGAATAGGTCTTGAATTTCACGAAACCCCATTTGTAAGTTATGTAATTAAGAAGGGAACAGGAATGGTCATGGCACCGGGCATGGTATTCACAATTGAGCCAATGATTAATGCGGGACTTCCGGACATATATATAGACGAGGGCAACAACTGGACAATATATACAGATGACGATTCGTACTCAGCACAGTGGGAAATAATGGTTCATGTGACTGAGGACGGATATGAGGTGATGTCGTATTAA
- a CDS encoding spore coat associated protein CotJA: MMMTQQVPAMCYVPWQRWDELYEPSRAIMRGTMFPVLDKPFTGGRS; encoded by the coding sequence ATGATGATGACACAACAGGTTCCGGCGATGTGCTATGTACCGTGGCAGCGTTGGGATGAATTATATGAGCCTTCGCGGGCAATTATGAGGGGGACTATGTTTCCTGTACTTGATAAACCATTTACAGGAGGCAGGTCATGA
- a CDS encoding spore coat protein CotJB has translation MNCCNNIRNEKAMIMKNIYELGFALVETMLYLDTHPDDAAAIEYYAEIKDKYVQFMKKYSDYYGPLSMEYMVNDNYWMWVATPMPWEYKGGM, from the coding sequence ATGAATTGTTGTAATAATATAAGAAATGAAAAAGCTATGATTATGAAGAATATTTATGAGCTTGGCTTTGCACTTGTTGAAACTATGCTTTATCTTGATACCCATCCGGATGATGCTGCAGCTATTGAATATTATGCAGAGATTAAGGATAAATATGTACAGTTTATGAAAAAATATTCAGATTATTATGGACCTCTCAGCATGGAATATATGGTAAATGACAACTACTGGATGTGGGTGGCAACACCTATGCCATGGGAATACAAGGGAGGTATGTGA
- a CDS encoding manganese catalase family protein, protein MWNYEKRLQYPINIKNCNPTLAAMIISQYGGPDGELGASMRYLSQRYSMPYREVAGLLTDIGTEELGHLEMVSTMVHQLTRNLTMEQIKGTPFEAYYVDHTVGVWPQAAGGVPFCALEFQSKGDAITDIVEDMAAEQKARSTYDNLLRLCRDDPDVYEPLKFLREREVVHFQRFGEAMSIIQSKLDSKNFYAYNPEFKK, encoded by the coding sequence ATGTGGAATTATGAGAAGAGACTTCAGTACCCGATTAATATAAAGAATTGTAATCCAACACTGGCGGCAATGATTATTTCGCAGTATGGTGGACCAGATGGTGAGCTTGGAGCATCAATGAGATATCTGTCACAGAGATATTCCATGCCATACAGGGAGGTTGCCGGGCTGTTGACTGATATAGGTACGGAAGAGCTTGGCCATCTTGAAATGGTCAGTACAATGGTTCATCAGCTTACAAGAAATCTTACAATGGAACAGATAAAAGGAACTCCGTTTGAGGCATATTATGTTGATCATACAGTTGGAGTATGGCCGCAGGCTGCAGGAGGTGTACCTTTCTGCGCACTTGAATTCCAGTCAAAGGGGGATGCAATAACTGATATTGTAGAGGATATGGCAGCCGAGCAGAAAGCAAGGAGTACTTATGATAATCTGTTAAGACTCTGCCGTGATGATCCGGATGTGTATGAACCGCTGAAGTTCCTAAGAGAAAGAGAGGTTGTGCATTTCCAGAGATTCGGAGAAGCTATGTCGATTATACAGAGCAAGCTGGATTCTAAGAATTTCTATGCATATAACCCGGAATTTAAAAAATAA
- a CDS encoding DUF6062 family protein: MKEKIYTIPVNDAFSSDCECPICSMYKALEDDAVSYTMGPSYMEDDIRAVTDKKGFCQKHLKKVYDCENRLGFALVMKTHLDRVINDIEGLQDGKVAGKSMFKKADKPSVTAYTEQLEGTCFVCERIDNTFQRYLDTIFHMYKHDSDFREKYKTCKGFCTKHYGILLEQAANSLKGDMLDEFIKITNSLYIENMKRVRDDVEWFINKFDHKYIDEPWKNAKDSLVRAMIKDGSYIADEPGKKNNR; the protein is encoded by the coding sequence ATGAAAGAGAAGATATATACTATACCTGTTAATGATGCATTTTCATCAGACTGTGAATGTCCGATTTGTTCAATGTATAAAGCATTGGAGGATGATGCGGTAAGCTATACAATGGGCCCTAGTTATATGGAAGATGATATAAGGGCTGTGACCGATAAAAAGGGTTTCTGCCAGAAGCATTTAAAGAAAGTGTATGACTGTGAGAACAGACTTGGCTTTGCCCTTGTCATGAAGACACATCTTGACAGAGTGATTAATGATATTGAGGGTCTGCAGGATGGAAAAGTGGCAGGAAAGTCTATGTTTAAGAAAGCTGATAAACCTTCCGTGACAGCATATACTGAACAGCTTGAAGGCACATGTTTTGTATGTGAAAGGATTGATAACACATTTCAGAGATATCTGGATACTATATTTCATATGTATAAGCATGATAGTGATTTCAGGGAGAAGTATAAAACATGCAAGGGATTCTGTACGAAGCATTATGGCATATTGCTTGAGCAGGCAGCTAATTCTTTAAAGGGGGATATGTTAGATGAATTTATTAAGATAACTAACAGTCTCTATATTGAGAATATGAAGCGGGTAAGAGATGATGTGGAATGGTTTATTAATAAATTTGACCACAAATATATTGATGAGCCATGGAAGAATGCGAAAGATTCACTGGTAAGAGCTATGATAAAGGATGGTTCATATATAGCAGATGAACCGGGGAAAAAGAATAACAGATAA